In a genomic window of Diabrotica undecimpunctata isolate CICGRU chromosome 2, icDiaUnde3, whole genome shotgun sequence:
- the LOC140434501 gene encoding uncharacterized protein isoform X3: MTTLENSKFEELCRLCATKTEVFLAINIFENEGIIRQVSKKIDSCLPVQVHETDELPKMICETCLYKLELFTDFRERSARTEKLLIELYKELSNCIQNGQTCLVPIHTSELIMVQQHLQNVSDISLPSLSQSQDIIMTPDMNSHSLENIVTSSLSNTDFSNQTFSTQQEPVVVDSSSGSKFEDNLSLIQQHQLLTEQFRLQQDLQLDNANIPLLNDLKDSSNHSTHRFDFQVKLEEQNICRLQFESHKLSLNQISSKLDLETFKQDDSSSNSNSLSSSHLEKRLEEIGQENPLNQKDMFDLTSGSSDPMMSLENEEGYYCNVCGKIFDQRDQLDLHCLDHYHKCVVCKTVFSSVQELSSHKKTCSVDKNKKICTECGKTYKTNYKLAEHMRKHTGEKPFKCRSCDKTFRSRIGLAQHEAKHTGQYEFSCPTCGKGFQCKSYLMVHQRVHSNVKPYPCTTCGQNFKTKQSLLDHTNRHLGVKPFICDICGRGFITKGLCRAHRKIHSGQDNRKYSCHVCDKMFVSKSYLQTHQRIHTGEKPFMCEVCGKGFLTGVDLKIHFTMHSGEKSYVCEMCGKAFARRDALRCHRRSHTGERPYSCDLCGQTFTQFTPMVIHKRLHTGERPYMCETCGKGFVSRSTMMSHAKKHV, translated from the exons ATGACCACGTTGGAAAATTCAAAATTTGAAGAATTATGTAGATTATGTGCAACTAAAACAGAAGTATTTTTAgctataaatatatttgaaaatgaAGGTATAATTCGACAAGTAAGCAAAAAAATTGACTCGTGTCTTCCAGTGCAG GTCCATGAAACAGATGAGCTTCCAAAGATGATCTGTGAGACCTGTCTGTataaattagaattatttactGATTTTCGAGAACGTTCGGCCCGCACGGAAAAACTTTTAATAGAATTATACAAGGAACTCTCAAATTGTATTCAAAATGGTCAAACATGTCTGGTACCGATTCACACAAGTGAACTGATAATGGTACAGCAACATCTACAAAATGTTTCAGATATATCTTTACCCTCACTGTCACAAAGTCAAGATATAATTATGACACCAGACATGAATTCTCATTCCTTAGAGAATATTGTTACTAGTAGTTTAAGTAATACTGATTTTTCTAATCAAACTTTTAGTACACAACAGGAGCCTGTTGTTGTAGATTCTAGTTCAGGAAGTAAGTTTGAAGATAATCTAAGTCTGATACAACAACATCAATTGTTGACTGAACAATTTAGGCTACAGCAAGATTTACAACTAGATAATGCCAATATTCCTCTATTAAATGAT TTAAAAGACTCATCGAACCATTCAACTCATCGATTTGATTTTCAAGTAAAATTAGAAGAACAAAATATCTGCAGGTTGCAGTTTGAAAGTCATAAGCTGTCGCTAAACCAAATATCATCCAAGTTAGATTTGGAAACATTCAAACAAGATGATAGTTCCAGCAATAGCAACAGCCTTAGTTCCTCACATTTAGAGAAAAGACTGGAAGAGATTGGTCAAGAAAATCCATTGAACCAAAAAGATATGTTTGATCTGACCTCTGGAAGTAGTGATCCAATGATGAGTCTTGAAAACGAAGAAGGATACTATTGTAATGTTTGTGGCAAAATTTTTGATCAAAGAGATCAATTAGATCTGCACTGCCTAGATCACTATCATAAATGCGTAGTATGTAAGACTGTTTTTTCTAGTGTACAAGAACTCAGCAGCCATAAAAAGACTTGTAGTgtggataaaaataaaaaa ATCTGTACTGAATGTGGAAAAACATACAAAACTAACTACAAATTAGCCGAACACATGAGAaaacacactggagaaaaaccatttaaatgcaGATCGTGTGATAAAACATTCAGATCAAGAATCGGTCTAGCGCAACATGAGGCTAAACATACAG GACAATACGAATTTTCCTGTCCGACTTGCGGTAAAGGGTTCCAATGTAAAAGTTATTTAATGGTACATCAAAGGGTCCATTCGAACGTCAAACCTTACCCTTGTACGACATGTGGTCAAAATTTTAAGACTAAGCAATCGCTGCTAGACCATACCAATAGGCATTTAGGAGTTAAACCTTTTATCTGTGATATTTGTGGACGAGGGTTTATTACTAAAG GTCTTTGTCGAGCACACAGAAAAATACATTCCGGTCAGGACAACCGCAAATATTCATGTCATGTCTGCGACAAAATGTTCGTTTCCAAAAGTTATTTGCAGACTCATCAGCGTATtcacactggtgaaaaaccattcaTGTGCGAGGTATGCGGGAAGGGATTCCTCACAGGAGTGgatttaaaaattcattttacaatgcATTCGGGAGAGAAATCATACGTATGTGAAATGTGTGGAAAAGCGTTTGCAAGGAGAGATGCATTACGTTGTCATAGGCGGTCTCACACTGGTGAAAGGCCATAtag CTGTGACTTATGCGGTCAAACCTTCACACAGTTCACTCCCATGGTGATCCACAAGCGACTGCATACTGGAGAAAGACCTTATATGTGTGAAACGTGCGGAAAAGGTTTCGTTTCGAGGTCTACGATGATGTCCCATGCCAAAAAACACGTGTGA
- the LOC140434501 gene encoding uncharacterized protein isoform X2 has translation MTTLENSKFEELCRLCATKTEVFLAINIFENEGIIRQVHETDELPKMICETCLYKLELFTDFRERSARTEKLLIELYKELSNCIQNGQTCLVPIHTSELIMVQQHLQNVSDISLPSLSQSQDIIMTPDMNSHSLENIVTSSLSNTDFSNQTFSTQQEPVVVDSSSGSKFEDNLSLIQQHQLLTEQFRLQQDLQLDNANIPLLNDLKDSSNHSTHRFDFQVKLEEQNICRLQFESHKLSLNQISSKLDLETFKQDDSSSNSNSLSSSHLEKRLEEIGQENPLNQKDMFDLTSGSSDPMMSLENEEGYYCNVCGKIFDQRDQLDLHCLDHYHKCVVCKTVFSSVQELSSHKKTCSVDKNKKCDKSSDILKAECEWSSEESENYELNPIKNEPEESGSHNTSSNRSNGVVVSNEAKKLPKSKLVAKICTECGKTYKTNYKLAEHMRKHTGEKPFKCRSCDKTFRSRIGLAQHEAKHTGQYEFSCPTCGKGFQCKSYLMVHQRVHSNVKPYPCTTCGQNFKTKQSLLDHTNRHLGVKPFICDICGRGFITKGLCRAHRKIHSGQDNRKYSCHVCDKMFVSKSYLQTHQRIHTGEKPFMCEVCGKGFLTGVDLKIHFTMHSGEKSYVCEMCGKAFARRDALRCHRRSHTGERPYSCDLCGQTFTQFTPMVIHKRLHTGERPYMCETCGKGFVSRSTMMSHAKKHV, from the exons ATGACCACGTTGGAAAATTCAAAATTTGAAGAATTATGTAGATTATGTGCAACTAAAACAGAAGTATTTTTAgctataaatatatttgaaaatgaAGGTATAATTCGACAA GTCCATGAAACAGATGAGCTTCCAAAGATGATCTGTGAGACCTGTCTGTataaattagaattatttactGATTTTCGAGAACGTTCGGCCCGCACGGAAAAACTTTTAATAGAATTATACAAGGAACTCTCAAATTGTATTCAAAATGGTCAAACATGTCTGGTACCGATTCACACAAGTGAACTGATAATGGTACAGCAACATCTACAAAATGTTTCAGATATATCTTTACCCTCACTGTCACAAAGTCAAGATATAATTATGACACCAGACATGAATTCTCATTCCTTAGAGAATATTGTTACTAGTAGTTTAAGTAATACTGATTTTTCTAATCAAACTTTTAGTACACAACAGGAGCCTGTTGTTGTAGATTCTAGTTCAGGAAGTAAGTTTGAAGATAATCTAAGTCTGATACAACAACATCAATTGTTGACTGAACAATTTAGGCTACAGCAAGATTTACAACTAGATAATGCCAATATTCCTCTATTAAATGAT TTAAAAGACTCATCGAACCATTCAACTCATCGATTTGATTTTCAAGTAAAATTAGAAGAACAAAATATCTGCAGGTTGCAGTTTGAAAGTCATAAGCTGTCGCTAAACCAAATATCATCCAAGTTAGATTTGGAAACATTCAAACAAGATGATAGTTCCAGCAATAGCAACAGCCTTAGTTCCTCACATTTAGAGAAAAGACTGGAAGAGATTGGTCAAGAAAATCCATTGAACCAAAAAGATATGTTTGATCTGACCTCTGGAAGTAGTGATCCAATGATGAGTCTTGAAAACGAAGAAGGATACTATTGTAATGTTTGTGGCAAAATTTTTGATCAAAGAGATCAATTAGATCTGCACTGCCTAGATCACTATCATAAATGCGTAGTATGTAAGACTGTTTTTTCTAGTGTACAAGAACTCAGCAGCCATAAAAAGACTTGTAGTgtggataaaaataaaaaa TGTGATAAATCATCTGATATATTGAAAGCTGAATGTGAATGGAGTAGTGAGGAGAGTGAAAATTATGAACTAAATCCGATAAAAAATGAACCAGAAGAATCTGGAAGTCACAACACATCTAGTAATAGAAGCAATGGCGTCGTTGTTAGTAATGAAGCCAAGAAATTACCAAAATCTAAATTGGTAGCTAAG ATCTGTACTGAATGTGGAAAAACATACAAAACTAACTACAAATTAGCCGAACACATGAGAaaacacactggagaaaaaccatttaaatgcaGATCGTGTGATAAAACATTCAGATCAAGAATCGGTCTAGCGCAACATGAGGCTAAACATACAG GACAATACGAATTTTCCTGTCCGACTTGCGGTAAAGGGTTCCAATGTAAAAGTTATTTAATGGTACATCAAAGGGTCCATTCGAACGTCAAACCTTACCCTTGTACGACATGTGGTCAAAATTTTAAGACTAAGCAATCGCTGCTAGACCATACCAATAGGCATTTAGGAGTTAAACCTTTTATCTGTGATATTTGTGGACGAGGGTTTATTACTAAAG GTCTTTGTCGAGCACACAGAAAAATACATTCCGGTCAGGACAACCGCAAATATTCATGTCATGTCTGCGACAAAATGTTCGTTTCCAAAAGTTATTTGCAGACTCATCAGCGTATtcacactggtgaaaaaccattcaTGTGCGAGGTATGCGGGAAGGGATTCCTCACAGGAGTGgatttaaaaattcattttacaatgcATTCGGGAGAGAAATCATACGTATGTGAAATGTGTGGAAAAGCGTTTGCAAGGAGAGATGCATTACGTTGTCATAGGCGGTCTCACACTGGTGAAAGGCCATAtag CTGTGACTTATGCGGTCAAACCTTCACACAGTTCACTCCCATGGTGATCCACAAGCGACTGCATACTGGAGAAAGACCTTATATGTGTGAAACGTGCGGAAAAGGTTTCGTTTCGAGGTCTACGATGATGTCCCATGCCAAAAAACACGTGTGA
- the LOC140434501 gene encoding uncharacterized protein isoform X1, with product MTTLENSKFEELCRLCATKTEVFLAINIFENEGIIRQVSKKIDSCLPVQVHETDELPKMICETCLYKLELFTDFRERSARTEKLLIELYKELSNCIQNGQTCLVPIHTSELIMVQQHLQNVSDISLPSLSQSQDIIMTPDMNSHSLENIVTSSLSNTDFSNQTFSTQQEPVVVDSSSGSKFEDNLSLIQQHQLLTEQFRLQQDLQLDNANIPLLNDLKDSSNHSTHRFDFQVKLEEQNICRLQFESHKLSLNQISSKLDLETFKQDDSSSNSNSLSSSHLEKRLEEIGQENPLNQKDMFDLTSGSSDPMMSLENEEGYYCNVCGKIFDQRDQLDLHCLDHYHKCVVCKTVFSSVQELSSHKKTCSVDKNKKCDKSSDILKAECEWSSEESENYELNPIKNEPEESGSHNTSSNRSNGVVVSNEAKKLPKSKLVAKICTECGKTYKTNYKLAEHMRKHTGEKPFKCRSCDKTFRSRIGLAQHEAKHTGQYEFSCPTCGKGFQCKSYLMVHQRVHSNVKPYPCTTCGQNFKTKQSLLDHTNRHLGVKPFICDICGRGFITKGLCRAHRKIHSGQDNRKYSCHVCDKMFVSKSYLQTHQRIHTGEKPFMCEVCGKGFLTGVDLKIHFTMHSGEKSYVCEMCGKAFARRDALRCHRRSHTGERPYSCDLCGQTFTQFTPMVIHKRLHTGERPYMCETCGKGFVSRSTMMSHAKKHV from the exons ATGACCACGTTGGAAAATTCAAAATTTGAAGAATTATGTAGATTATGTGCAACTAAAACAGAAGTATTTTTAgctataaatatatttgaaaatgaAGGTATAATTCGACAAGTAAGCAAAAAAATTGACTCGTGTCTTCCAGTGCAG GTCCATGAAACAGATGAGCTTCCAAAGATGATCTGTGAGACCTGTCTGTataaattagaattatttactGATTTTCGAGAACGTTCGGCCCGCACGGAAAAACTTTTAATAGAATTATACAAGGAACTCTCAAATTGTATTCAAAATGGTCAAACATGTCTGGTACCGATTCACACAAGTGAACTGATAATGGTACAGCAACATCTACAAAATGTTTCAGATATATCTTTACCCTCACTGTCACAAAGTCAAGATATAATTATGACACCAGACATGAATTCTCATTCCTTAGAGAATATTGTTACTAGTAGTTTAAGTAATACTGATTTTTCTAATCAAACTTTTAGTACACAACAGGAGCCTGTTGTTGTAGATTCTAGTTCAGGAAGTAAGTTTGAAGATAATCTAAGTCTGATACAACAACATCAATTGTTGACTGAACAATTTAGGCTACAGCAAGATTTACAACTAGATAATGCCAATATTCCTCTATTAAATGAT TTAAAAGACTCATCGAACCATTCAACTCATCGATTTGATTTTCAAGTAAAATTAGAAGAACAAAATATCTGCAGGTTGCAGTTTGAAAGTCATAAGCTGTCGCTAAACCAAATATCATCCAAGTTAGATTTGGAAACATTCAAACAAGATGATAGTTCCAGCAATAGCAACAGCCTTAGTTCCTCACATTTAGAGAAAAGACTGGAAGAGATTGGTCAAGAAAATCCATTGAACCAAAAAGATATGTTTGATCTGACCTCTGGAAGTAGTGATCCAATGATGAGTCTTGAAAACGAAGAAGGATACTATTGTAATGTTTGTGGCAAAATTTTTGATCAAAGAGATCAATTAGATCTGCACTGCCTAGATCACTATCATAAATGCGTAGTATGTAAGACTGTTTTTTCTAGTGTACAAGAACTCAGCAGCCATAAAAAGACTTGTAGTgtggataaaaataaaaaa TGTGATAAATCATCTGATATATTGAAAGCTGAATGTGAATGGAGTAGTGAGGAGAGTGAAAATTATGAACTAAATCCGATAAAAAATGAACCAGAAGAATCTGGAAGTCACAACACATCTAGTAATAGAAGCAATGGCGTCGTTGTTAGTAATGAAGCCAAGAAATTACCAAAATCTAAATTGGTAGCTAAG ATCTGTACTGAATGTGGAAAAACATACAAAACTAACTACAAATTAGCCGAACACATGAGAaaacacactggagaaaaaccatttaaatgcaGATCGTGTGATAAAACATTCAGATCAAGAATCGGTCTAGCGCAACATGAGGCTAAACATACAG GACAATACGAATTTTCCTGTCCGACTTGCGGTAAAGGGTTCCAATGTAAAAGTTATTTAATGGTACATCAAAGGGTCCATTCGAACGTCAAACCTTACCCTTGTACGACATGTGGTCAAAATTTTAAGACTAAGCAATCGCTGCTAGACCATACCAATAGGCATTTAGGAGTTAAACCTTTTATCTGTGATATTTGTGGACGAGGGTTTATTACTAAAG GTCTTTGTCGAGCACACAGAAAAATACATTCCGGTCAGGACAACCGCAAATATTCATGTCATGTCTGCGACAAAATGTTCGTTTCCAAAAGTTATTTGCAGACTCATCAGCGTATtcacactggtgaaaaaccattcaTGTGCGAGGTATGCGGGAAGGGATTCCTCACAGGAGTGgatttaaaaattcattttacaatgcATTCGGGAGAGAAATCATACGTATGTGAAATGTGTGGAAAAGCGTTTGCAAGGAGAGATGCATTACGTTGTCATAGGCGGTCTCACACTGGTGAAAGGCCATAtag CTGTGACTTATGCGGTCAAACCTTCACACAGTTCACTCCCATGGTGATCCACAAGCGACTGCATACTGGAGAAAGACCTTATATGTGTGAAACGTGCGGAAAAGGTTTCGTTTCGAGGTCTACGATGATGTCCCATGCCAAAAAACACGTGTGA
- the eIF2Bgamma gene encoding translation initiation factor eIF2B subunit gamma translates to MSFLQEFQVVVLAAGKGSRISEITTGKPKCLLPIGPKPLVWYPLHKLQSSGFHDVILVVLEHQKTEIQSTLEKSDLEIKIDYFTISDNEDLGTADSLRLIHDKLKSDVLVVSCDFISDVNLKGLLDQFRANNASVASLLIQPQGNETIIVPGPKSKHKPERDLIGVDTQTNRIVFLASASDFENEISLPVSLLNKHTSIKMYSNLTDSHIYVLKNWVIKYLKSEDSFTSLKGEVLPHIIKKQLGKPPKPIDTKESILNTKDSGDIFAYAKEDELELAIRKLSSFNDHTGDLKDVYHGDPIRCYAYIAPKDIFGVRVNTLADYWSMNAKILDRWSRLTNSKELTLKSSKAVITSNQVDDKCIIWENAKLNEKTSFKNSIIGANTEVKSFSRVFNSIVMNNVTIHEKVALENCIVCDGAIIENGCKIKGCIIGSNHVVSEESEHTNEVLTESDRLMEF, encoded by the exons aTGAGTTTTCTGCAGGAGTTTCAGGTAGTCGTACTAGCTGCTGGTAAAGGCTCAAGAATATCAGAAATTACCACAGGAAAGCCTAAATGCCTTTTGCCCATAGGACCAAAACCTCTTGTTTGGTATCCTTTACACAAGCTACAATCATCAGGTTTTCACG ATGTTATTTTGGTTGTTCTGGAACATCAAAAGACTGAAATTCAAAGTACATTGGAAAAGAGTGATTTggaaataaaaatagactatttcACCATAAGTGACAATGAAGATCTAGGTACTGCTGACAGTTTAAGACTCATCCATGACAAACTAAAATCAGATGTGTTAGTAGTATCTTGTGATTTTATTAGTGACGTGAATTTGAAGGGACTCCTAGATCAGTTTAGAGCAAATAATGCATCTGTTGCATCTTTGTTAATCCAACCCCAAGGCAATGAAACCATTATTGTGCCAGGGCCAAAGTCTAAACATAAACcag AAAGAGACTTAATTGGTGTGGATACACAGACAAACAGGATTGTGTTTTTGGCATCTGCTAGTGACTTTGAGAATGAGATCTCATTACCTGTATCTCTTTTAAATAAACACACAAGTATTAAAATGTACAGCAACCTAACTGATTCACACATATATGTACTCAAAAATTGGGTTATAAAGTATCTTAAAAGTGAAGATAGCTTTACTTCATTGAAAG GTGAGGTATTACCACACATTATTAAAAAGCAGCTAGGAAAGCCACCTAAACCGATAGACACTAAAGAATCCATACTAAATACAAAGGATTCAGGAGATATATTTGCATATGCTAAAGAAGACGAACTGGAATTAGCAATTAGAAAACTGTCATCTTTTAATGATCACACAGGTGATTTGAAAGACGTTTACCATGGAGATCCTATAAGATGTTATGCTTATATAGCACCAAAAGATATTTTTGGAGTTAGAGTTAATACCTTAGCAGATTACTGGTCAATGAATGCGAAG ataCTTGATCGATGGAGTAGATTGACAAATTCAAAAGAACTAACCCTTAAGTCTTCGAAAGCAGTTATTACTTCCAATCAAGTAGACGACAAGTGTATTATATGGGAAAATGCCAAACTTAATGAGAAGACGTCCTTTAAAAACTCTATTATAGGAGCAAATACTGAAGTTAAAAGCTTTAGCAGAGTATTTAATAGCATCGTAATGAATAACGTTACTATTCATGAAAA AGTTGCTTTAGAAAACTGTATAGTTTGTGATGGAGCTATAATTGAAAATGGTTGTAAAATAAAAGGTTGTATCATAGGAAGCAATCACGTAGTTTCTGAAGAATCGGAGCACACAAATGAAGTCCTTACCGAGTCCGATAGGTTAAtggaattttaa